In Mesotoga infera, the genomic window GCTTTCGTTTGAGCGAGTATCACAACTCATTGACAAGGATCCCGCCTATGGAAGGATAGTATGCCAGTGCAACGAGGTATCTGAGACAGAGGTGATTCAGGCAATAAGAGATGGAGCGAGGACAATTGATGGAGTGAAATTCAGAACAAGAGCTGGTTTTGGCAGATGTCAAGGCGGTTTCTGTAGCTGGAACATTGCAAAGATTATTGCTAGAGAGTTGAATAAGGATTTGCGCGATGTTAGACAGAACAGCGAAGGAAGCTGGGT contains:
- a CDS encoding (2Fe-2S)-binding protein, whose amino-acid sequence is LSFERVSQLIDKDPAYGRIVCQCNEVSETEVIQAIRDGARTIDGVKFRTRAGFGRCQGGFCSWNIAKIIARELNKDLRDVRQNSEGSWVVDRKVRQ